In one Cyclopterus lumpus isolate fCycLum1 chromosome 22, fCycLum1.pri, whole genome shotgun sequence genomic region, the following are encoded:
- the LOC117725477 gene encoding thrombospondin-1-like yields the protein MFTGDFLFKASGTMMPCAIFLLLMLWSCEGARLAESRDDNGVFDLFDLARVNKRHNGVSLVKGADPYSPAYKVLNADLIPPLPDTHLRDLLDSIQAERGFLLLVNLKQFKKTRGTLLTIEKNDGSGPVFEIISNGKANTLDVVYSTMNQQQVVSIEDADLATGHWKNITLFVQDDRVQLFVGCEEINVSEMDLPISKVLSQEVADVARLRIGKGAVRDKFMGVLQNVRFVFGTTLDAILRNKGCQSGATLTDVMTLQNPVNGSSSAIRTDYTGHKAKDLPSVCGFSCEDIAGMFKELKGLGVVVKQLSNELRKVSEDSTLLKKQINIHSGICIHNGIVHKDKDEWTVDSCTECTCQNSATVCRKISCPLISCANATMPDGECCPRCERHYIEDGWSPWSDWTHCSVTCGRGIQQRGRSCDRINSNCEGTSVQTRDCYPQECDKRFKQDGGWSHWSPWSSCSVTCGEGVITRIRLCNSPTPQMGGRDCQGEGRQTEICQMSPCPINGGWGPWSPWDTCTVTCDGGVQTRKRLCSDPVPKYGGKDCVGDASVSQVCNKQDCPIDGCLSSPCFRGAKCNSFPDGSFKCGRCPLGYTGNGIACKDIDECKEVPDACHTHNGVHRCENTEPGYNCLPCPARFSGPQPFGRGVEQATAKKQVCKPRNPCQDGSHDCHRNSNCIYLGVFSESMFRCECKPGYAGNGRICGEDSDLDGWPNTNLHCVENATYHCKKDNCPNLPNSGQEDHDKDGLGDECDHDDDNDGIPDDRDNCPRVYNPAQYDSDRDDVGDSCDNCVFEANTDQTDTDNNGEGDACAVDIDGDGILNENDNCPYVYNVDQRDTDRDGVGDHCDNCPLEHNPDQFDSDSDLIGDKCDNNQDIDEDGHQNNLDNCPYIPNANQVDHDKDGKGDACDHDDDNDGIPDDKDNCRLAFNPDQLDSDGNGRGDVCKDDFDQDSILDIYDVCPENFDISETDFRRFQMVPLDPKGTSQIDPNWVVRHQGKELVQTVNCDPGIAVGYDEFSAVDFSGTFFVNTDRDDDYAGFVFGYQSSSRFYTVMWKQITQTYWSHTPTRAQGYSGLSIKVVNSTTGPGEHLRNALWHTGDTAGQVQTLWHDPKNIGWKDFTAYRWHLTHRPKTGLIRVVMYEGKRIMADSGNIFDKTYAGGRLGLYVFSQEMVYFSDLKYECRDT from the exons ATGTTCACaggggattttctttttaaag CATCAGGGACCATGATGCCGTGTGCCATCTTTTTACTGTTGATGCTTTGGAGCTGTGAAGGAGCAAGATTGGCAG AGAGTCGGGACGATAACGGTGTGTTTGACTTATTTGATCTGGCTCGGGTAAACAAGAGACACAACGGAGTGAGTTTGGTCAAAGGTGCAGATCCTTACAGCCCTGCATACAAGGTCCTCAACGCAGACCTGATCCCCCCACTCCCCGACACACACCTCAGGGACCTCCTTGACTCCATCCAGGCTGAGAGGggcttcctcctccttgtcAACCTGAAGCAGTTCAAGAAAACCAGGGGCACCCTTTTGACCATCGAGAAGAATGACGGATCCGGACCCGTTTTCGAGATCATCTCCAACGGGAAGGCGAACACTCTGGACGTGGTCTACTCCACCATGAACCAGCAGCAGGTCGTGTCCATCGAGGATGCTGATTTGGCCACTGGACACTGGAAGAACATCACGCTGTTCGTTCAGGATGACCGGGTGCAGCTTTTTGTCGGCTGTGAGGAGATCAATGTTTCAGAGATGGATTTGCCAATCTCCAAAGTGCTGTCCCAGGAGGTGGCAGACGTTGCCCGGCTCAGGATTGGAAAGGGAGCCGTAAGGGACAAATTCATG GGAGTGCTTCAAAATGTGCGCTTTGTCTTTGGGACCACGCTTGATGCTATACTGAGAAATAAGGGATGCCAGAGTGGAG CTACCTTAACTGATGTCATGACCCTGCAGAATCCAGTCAATGGCTCCAGCTCGGCCATTAGGACTGATTACACTGGTCACAAAGCCAAAG ATCTGCCGTCTGTTTGCGGTTTCTCTTGTGAGGACATTGCCGGCATGTTTAAGGAGCTCAAGGGACTCGGCGTTGTCGTTAAACAGCTGTCGAACGAGCTCCGCAAAGTG TCTGAGGACAGCACACTGCTGAAAAAGCAAATTAACATCCACAGTGGAATTTGCATCCACAATGGCATTGTGCACAAGGACAAAGATGAATGGACCGTGGATAGCTGCACAGAGTGCACCTGCCAG AACTCTGCTACCGTGTGTCGCAAAATCTCCTGCCCTCTGATCTCATGTGCCAACGCCACCATGCCAGATGGAGAGTGCTGCCCTCGCTGTGAAAGAC ACTACATAGAGGATGGTTGGTCCCCCTGGTCTGACTGGACCCATTGTTCGGTGACTTGTGGACGGGGCATCCAGCAGCGCGGACGCTCCTGTGACCGCATCAACAGCAACTGTGAGGGCACCTCTGTCCAGACCCGTGACTGCTACCCCCAGGAATGTGACAAACGTT TCAAACAGGACGGCGGTTGGAGCCACTGGTCTCCCTGGTCTTCGTGCTCTGTGACCTGCGGTGAGGGCGTCATCACCCGGATACGCCTATGCAACTCCCCCACACCGCAGATGGGTGGCAGGGACTGCCAGGGAGAAGGACGGCAAACGGAAATCTGCCAAATGTCACCCTGTCCTA TCAATGGAGGTTGGGGACCTTGGTCACCATGGGACACCTGCACTGTTACCTGTGATGGAGGAGTCCAAACCCGCAAACGCCTCTGCTCCGACCCTGTCCCCAAATATGGAGGAAAGGATTGTGTTGGTGATGCTTCTGTGTCTCAAGTGTGCAACAAACAGGACTGCCCTATTG ATGGTTGTCTCTCCAGCCCATGCTTCCGTGGAGCAAAGTGCAACAGCTTCCCCGATGGCTCTTTCAAGTGCGGCAGGTGTCCACTTGGCTACACTGGGAACGGCATTGCCTGCAAAGACATTGATGAATGTAAAGAGGTCCCCGATGCGTGCCACACACACAACGGAGTCCATCGCTGTGAGAACACTGAGCCCGGTTACAACTGTCTGCCCTGCCCTGCACGTTTCTCTGGTCCTCAGCCCTTTGGAAGAGGAGTGGAACAGGCGACTGCTAAAAAACAG GTTTGCAAACCCCGTAACCCTTGCCAAGATGGGAGCCACGACTGCCATAGGAATTCAAACTGCATCTACTTGGGCGTCTTCTCCGAGTCCATGTTTCGCTGCGAGTGCAAGCCAGGGTATGCTGGGAATGGCCGTATTTGCGGAGAGGACAGTGACCTGGACGGATGGCCCAACACTAACCTGCATTGTGTGGAGAACGCCACCTACCACTGCAAGAAG GATAACTGCCCCAACCTTCCCAACTCTGGCCAGGAAGATCATGACAAAGATGGCCTGGGTGATGAATGTGACcatgatgatgacaatgatggGATACCCGATGATAGG GACAACTGCCCAAGAGTGTACAACCCTGCCCAGTATGACTCAGACAGAGATGACGTTGGCGACAGCTGTGACAACTGTGTGTTCGAGGCCAACACAGACCAAACGGACACTGACAACAATGGCGAGGGTGATGCCTGTGCTGTTGACATTGATGGTGATG GCATTCTGAACGAGAACGACAACTGCCCTTATGTTTACAACGTGGACCAGAGAGATACCGACAGGGACGGGGTGGGAGATCATTGTGACAACTGCCCCCTGGAGCACAACCCCGATCAG TTTGACTCTGACTCAGATCTCATCGGAGACAAGTGCGACAACAACCAGGACATTGATgaggacggccaccagaacAACTTGGACAACTGCCCCTACATACCCAACGCCAACCAGGTAGACCACGACAAGGATGGCAAGGGTGACGCCTGCGACCATGACGATGACAACGACGGCATTCCCGATGACAAGGACAACTGTAGGCTGGCGTTTAACCCTGATCAGCTGGACTCTGATG GCAATGGCCGTGGTGATGTGTGCAAAGACGATTTTGACCAAGACAGTATTCTGGACATCTATGACGTGTGCCCGGAGAACTTTGACATCAGTGAAACAGACTTCCGCAGATTCCAAATGGTTCCTCTGGACCCCAAGGGCACCTCCCAGATTGACCCCAACTGGGTAGTCCGGCATCAGGGCAAGGAGTTGGTGCAGACTGTCAACTGCGATCCTGGCATTGCTGTTG GTTACGATGAGTTCAGCGCAGTGGATTTCAGTGGAACGTTCTTCGTCAACACGGACAGAGATGACGACTACGCTGGTTTCGTATTTGGCTACCAGTCCAGCTCACGCTTCTACACAGTGATGTGGAAACAGATCACACAGACCTACTGGTCCCACACACCTACAAGAGCTCAAGGCTACTCAGGCCTGTCAATTAAAGTGGTCAACTCCACCACTGGACCCGGCGAGCATTTGAGGAACGCCCTGTGGCACACAGGAGACACCGCAGGACAG GTACAAACTCTGTGGCACGACCCCAAGAACATTGGCTGGAAGGATTTCACTGCCTACAGATGGCATCTGACCCACAGACCCAAGACTGGACTTATTAG AGTGGTCATGTATGAAGGCAAGAGAATCATGGCTGATTCTGGAAACATCTTTGACAAGACGTACGCTGGCGGGCGGCTAGGCTTGTACGTCTTCTCTCAGGAGATGGTTTACTTCTCAGACCTTAAATACGAATGCAGAG ATACATAA